CTAAACCATAGACACATGATATGTCTATGATCTAAACCATGTTATCACtatcaaaacattataaatatttttttatatgatttattctgACACCATTTTATTGTCTATGGTCAGTGTTATAAACTGTCattgatgtttttattactttttaatgcaattttcGGTAGAACCCActgttttacataattaattatctggAAGTATATGCCTCCTTGGCTGCTACTTACAAGCCTATTGACTACCATTTTTGAAGTGTTATTAATGTGGTAAATGCCTGATAATCACTGTTGTACTGtccaaataatatgtacaatacacaataataaaattattattctttatatactttattccAATGACAATTTAGTGAACAAACACAAAACACGGctaagattaaatttaattagccAGTAAGGTATAAGCTAAACTTTTAGTTaagttgaaatttttttttatgtttttatcagAGTTGAATAAAGAACGATAATTTAATGTGTAAGCCGTATAAAGCACTTTCCACTTAGTCCACTTACAATCATAACTAGTTTGTAGGAATTTCAAATCAATTAAGAAGTGTGACAAGTTATatcattaatgttttaagtGCACGGACGGCAAATCTATTATAGATGAGTAGTGAGCAATAGGGCCCCAttaaaccattaaatattgttttaatacacATTGAGTAGGATATCAAGGtgattttctatattaaaataacgctGTTGCTAAGAGGATGCCCAGTCCAACATAATATCCATGGATACATTTTAtccatttctttttaaatcaaacataattaatatttgtctgtactataatattatctaaaaataaaattcttcagCTACACTTCTACataatttttcgttattatataggtaatatatatatcatcaaCTGctataattcttaaatatttattatcaaataaattcattattttaattgacaattaaaagaattaaaatagtaattattaataataaatagttatagaaaataatatctaataatactgACTTTTAGAAcactaaacaaaatatgttctatttataattaaattaaaatcataaaatactttcagaaatgttaaataactaattattaaagtgaTTGGTATAACACcacaatgttatatatttgtataaatcatttattccaatctaaaaaaaaatctacaatgataataataataaaaaaaacaataataagaaattaaatattatgttaaaataaattaaatatatatataaattgtcaaACATTCTATTGCTAAAGTCAAAATTCATTacacataaaaaacatataaaaaattatatagtaaaagtTAGTAAAGTAAACACAAGGTTAAACATAGATTCAAAGACAgagtaatgataaattaaataataaataaattaagatatatgGCCACAAAATTTGATTGCACGTTATAAAAAGTCTTATTTTCTCCATAAGCTTTTGAAAAATCCACGTTTGGATTGACTGGTCACACATTCTTCACTTATATCtcctaaaatcaattaaagttGTGTatactttatcaaaaaatgcaaatataagatgtaataatagttcaaattttatttccaattaataatattaactcaaGGTACATGGCATACCATAAAtgccatttaaattaattagtattttgataatatattagttaataaaaatcacttaAAACATCCTGATAAATGAAAGTtataaggtattatattaaaatctttttattaagttttaatgattaattattataaaaaactatagaCTGAAATGCAActtgataaacaatttaacatttattataaaatttcttaaaattcatattattggtttatatactcataaaataatatgtaaatataagagttaaaataaataagttaccGTGTGGTCCAATCACTGAAGAAGAGAATACAGTTTTAGATTTGTTACTTTTGTTAGTATTacctgaaacaaaataaaacgttattaagtATCTTAAATctcaatacatataattatatgaagaataaattatactatacatagtatacataGAGATGGTaggtcatttatttaaaaaaaaaatatttttgaatgttaaAAAGTTTTAGAATAATGGTCAATTCATAACatctaaacaatatttaattatctcaAAATTATGTgacataaatagaaaaatgtattgaatttaatattttttaacatttaactaaacaccaacaaatatataaagagGAGTTAtatccgcatgtgttgtctccgtctaaCCAACTTACATCATAggaaatttgcgttcagcagaactcattttgtgatgttggctttaatattagagtaaatttacctatcataaaattatttatattataattttaaagtttttaaattttacacagCTATTactcacattaaaatattaatatcaataaaagtatatgatattttctagataatattctaatttttaaattttataataggtaaatttattctaatattaaagtaacatcacaaaatgtgttctgctaaacgtaaatttactatgatgtacgttagtaagacagagacaacacatgcaggtATAACGTCCTCAAGTAGAGTTTGTAACCATAACCACCGTTTTCTagattaatactttaatagacgatcatttaatttaaatgtattatttacttcaagaataaatctaaaactatttatagtatgtatatattttaataaacttatattgtagcaagaaaaaaataatttaaaaaggctaattaaatatttaggtatactattttaatcttatatatcaagttttcaattatttttataaatcaactttattttaaacacaattaatggattatttacaaatgattattacttataaggtATACATTATGAGTCTATGTATTAAGAGGATATTACCCATCATTTTTATGCAAGcacttttttatcaaattaataactgaCTATAGACATTGTAgggaagaaaataaattatcattagaaAGGTATTGTAGAGTAGatttgtataaacaaatttcacATGTTAAAGCAGgtcaaatatgaaaaatttaatactaatattaggTCTATGGTTTTCGAGGGCTTTtgatcaatattttgtatgaacACCACATCATTCACCTGGTTCAACGAGTAAACacatctttttttataaaaactagttttaaCTCATGATAACACTTGAAAATGGTACTATAAAGGCCTTTAGCTTAAATGAGTGACAATTTAGAGACTTGGTTCAAAAAAGTAACtagtacttaaaaaaagaatcaaaTAGGAAGACTACAGTAGCCAatagttcaataaaataaaaataagtcaaaTGCAATGTCCATAAGTTTGTAGCTCATAGACTCAAAAACAACACAATATACCCTTTTTTCTTATGATAAACATTCATATGAATAAAAGGAGAAGAAACACAAACATAAATATCAACTTGTAtgagcaataaaaaataattattttagaacctTTAAATTAACACTTAAAACAGTCCTTATGATAAGATTTCAACCAAAGaacaataagtttatattaattttgttaaatcaaaaaatattattcgattcATCAACagaataaattttagtaatacttCATCAACAAACCCTTTCTAATAAGTAGACTTGTGACACGTCGGAGCGCTTCTCTAGGGGACCTGTGAAAGAACTTTGGTGTAAGATTAGGGGGTAATGTAACAGGTTTATGGCCTTCTCGAGAATCCCATTGTGAGTGGCCCACGGGGCTTTTGCTAGCCAATTTATCGAGCTGTTCAACTGACACAGGACGAAATTGTCGTTGCCGTGGATACCATCCCCTACCAGGCCCATTTAAGTGCAACAACTCTGCACCAGCCATTGCTTGACCCAAACCAATGCTAGAACCATGACCAGCACCTCTCATATTGATGCTCATACTatctgtaatatataaataataataattatcaataaaattatgtatgataaacttttaaattttgaacttaCTTGACATCTGAGTCATTGTTTTAGTACCAGTAGCTGAATACTGACGTGGAAAATCACATCTTCCTAATAGAGGTGTGTCTGGCAATGAACTTGAAATgtctgataatttttcaatagtaCTAGGATGAATACTACTTTTAAGCATCAACGGTTTTGGGTATCCATCAGAAACTGGTACTTCAGATGGATAAGTTCTTCTCTCCGATTGCACCTGTAATTTGAtagaaacattatttataaacattttacattaagCAATAGTACCTAAGAtactaatagtattaattagtttgaattataacatataatttgttgttttacttctgagaaaataatttttttgtttatgttttattttgttaaatacttgtacaatttataaaataatattttcttagaaTACTAGCATTaggtaaataagtattattaggtacttatgaACTTGAaagaaattatgttatttagctAACacgttttttacatattttaatttttgtattattataatatacttataaaatgtacataataattaataatattacaatagaatCTAGTGcatatactaacatttttaagtctgcctaaatatttttttccaatatgtacaatgtacacaaCAAAATtaaggtaatatttaaataaaaatttaaaaataaataaatacaactaaataaattattaaccacTTACGGATCGTGTTCCAATTTTATGATGTTGTTGAAAATTATGAGAAAATTCAGCGTCTATTGATCGAGATTTGATTATTGAAGTACTCGGttcatttttatgaacatCAAATATGAAAGGTACGGGTGCAGAGTTTTCCCTTTTTGTTTCAACACCATTCAATATAGGTAATTCTgaaactataaacaatttcattagaacaaattaattaaatcaaaaataataaggacTTTTAACTGTTACCAATTTCTTCAATAGGTGATGGGGGTAGTGGTCCAAACAAAAATGAGTCAAAATCTCCATCAGTATTGTTAAGACTTATTTGTTCATTCACAAATTCTTCTAAAATGTTAGCATTTGCGTAATTTTCACAATCATCATTAGAATCAATGTCAAGTCCTTTGTCATACAAACTGAAATTTGTATAACCATTGTCAACACAGTCCTCTCCATTTACAACCTTAAGCACTTTATCaaacgtatttatatttgtgtaaccaattttcaaattatcgtCTTGATTAACATTGACTTCATTTCCATTCTCAACTACattcatatttgtatagtcaatattaacacaattTTCATTGGGTTTAGTTTCACATGCTTTGTTAAAAGTTGTGATTTtggtataattaacattagtAAAACAATCctcattattagttattatattatctttattaaaaacattaatattgatataaccaATACTGGTACACTCCTCTTCATTGACATTAACTTCATTTGCTGTGTTAAATGTGTTAACATCTGAATAACCAAAACTGGCACAGTCCTCTTCGTCTTTAGTTTTGATTTCATATTCAGAGTTAATAACATCTGAGTAATCAAGGTCTGTACAGTCTTTTTCTGTATTAGTTTGAAgttctttattaaatacattaatatttgtgtaacCAATGTCTGTTAAGTCCTTTTCTACAGTAGTGCCgtggtttttattaatatttatatttgtatagccAATATTGGTACAGTTTTCTTCAATGTTACTTTTAACTTTATCTTTATCGTTGATATTCATTTTGATCTCTTTCTTAAAAACATTACTGTTCTTATCATTTTGATAGATTTCTTGGGCCAAAACTTCATTATTTACTTGACaactaacaaaaatatcttCCGTTTGGCAGCTTGTGTCAACAtaagttttttgattttgatgtttaaataattcggTTGATACTTGCACAGACATATCATGTTTggcaacaatatttttgcaaagtttattcataaataattcgtGTTTGGTTGCACACATAGTTAAGTATGAACACGAATGATGGTTTTTTGTACTATCATGACTTAGAAGATTTGGTAACGAAGAAACTCTGTAAAGCAGAGGTGGTTGTGGAGGTTGAAAGTCTGGTGGCATTTCATCTAGACCATCTACTAGACCTTCTTTaagtaaagtttttatatcttCAAATGTTGAACTAAATCGATTTAGTTCATTGTCTTCGGGTAAAGAatgatttctattatttacatatttatttacataaactgGCATATCTTCACATTGCTCTGGAGAATATTGAACATGATTATTGCTTGAAACAACAGAACTATCTTCTTGTAAGAATTGATTGTGTTCGATAGCTATTGGATGGCCATTTAATGGTACACTTTCGCTGACTAGAGGCAAGACAATTTTTAAGACATTACTTGGTTGATCATCTAAACAAGATTCGTGTTCATTCATTCGGGTACATTCAGACTGTAAATTATCTGTCTGAAAAACCGTCACACAACTATTGTGAGTAGAAGTAATTGGGTCTTTAACGCAAGTTTCCTTTCCAGATTCTAAAGATGGTATACATGACACCGTTTCAAGATCAACACATTCCATCACCTGTGCCAAAGGCCAACTTTTACGATCTTTTTGAAAATCTACTGGCTTTGAATATGAAATGTTTTCATCGTTTTcattgaatgttttatttttcactcttggctaaaaaaaaaaataataatcatataatttgatttatctactttaaacattaagttaagttaaataaattaaacttaacagAAATTACCAAAGTAGATGATACAGCAATTGTATTGGGCAACATAGTACAGTTtgatattctttatttttgagCTATTAACAATTTGATACCCTAGAAAACAAAACATCAATATGTAactaaatatatctaataataaaaacaataagacAAATGCAAAATAAGACTATCAATAGgcattattatactactataggcaaaaggtaagaatatttaactttaaacataaaattacaacagtaggataaataattttattaacagaggtaataaattaaatatttaaaaaaacatatgaacATTAAGTGCATTACTAAATGGTTTTATTTGAtggtcttaaaaattatatttaaataattagtaattattgaatttcttatcagtaacattatatttgattaactaattagattaaatgcatttaaaaactataaaagatgtttttccatataatttttaggtcTTGCAAATTTAATTGTAGAATCATAGATTAAGCATTACATATTAatgtcattaataattatattcgtgtttatttaataatcccCAGGCTACCATGCGATAATATTCAGTGAGgcttagtattatttttttgagaaataaatgaataataataatagtaattgaaCAACAGTGTTTTTACATGCTTTATGGTTATAAAcaacaatttgaaatatttaattataatcaagtatattacattttctttaCAAACTACaccaatataacattatatacctatatattatatatttgtttaaaataattaattatatttctactcgaataacaaaatatattagaaatgtATCTACATTCatccaaatttaataaacctatttatatttgtaataaaacatatattagatattgttTGAAATCATTTAATGACTTTTTAAGTAgtcataaatgttaataatggcTACATGCCCACATGCCTTCAATCTAGCACATAGTGtgctaaataactaaatttgtatttattctagacacattgttatatttttaggtttgactcacactaattttaataggtaacaATTgccctattttaatttacaattatgatAAAGAATGCCAATTTAAAGTCTTAATaggttattcaatttattattgaagtttaaaaacatcaataaacCTATTATGTTATGGTCATTATtggtcatttattatttaatttaaatttaaaatgtttattctgaaaaaaaatcaggtaattttaataggtaagtattactaatattaaaataagttccttatcaatttattatgaatgtaaaatatggttgtaggaaaaaataaaaataaaagactaAACTAATTATTGTGCAGTATGGTGTGTAATTTGTGTTTattcgataatatttattttctctacaaatgtaggtatataaaacctatttataatatttattttattgttttaattatacaaaaatataagtgtatttattacaatttatttttcttgacattttaattagaggaatttttttgtgatattttttccAGTAACCATAAATTGGTTATTACGTAAGTATATAGTAGGCAAATAGTCTAATATCTAAAGGTGTATAACACATacttatttaggtatttaaatggAGAATTCTatgatattagtaatattaacacatctaagtaaagataaaaaaaagtatactcATAAGAACAAAAACTTTACCTAAATgatgaaataacattttaaatgtactaaATTAAAGTACCTATAGTGAAACTACCACACAATAATTTtccattaacaaaatatattttagaacaaaacaaaatattatatttaacaaatttctctttaatacaaattttcttTGTtacatataaaacttttttacagatttaataTGTCTTACGATAgtaattagataattaaaaaaaaattcctaaaatataattatttggattttggaaaagtaaaaataaaaatgattttagtaAGTACCatcatatctatttatttaaaattaaacactaatcaaattcataaataaatataaaaaaattgtatttacacaGGTAGTAGGCACCTCGTAGCACAGTatcgattattaatattgaatgtgTATATTTGCACATTATAAGTATGCACCTACAtcagtatagtatatactgaATCTAttcgattatttataatagggaacgtaaaaaaaaaaacaagttattagatggttattatttttacgtgtGTGAGGTGTTTTCTACGCTAGTACCAAAATtagaatacataaaaacagtatattatgttccAAACACGGAGAAAACTTGTAATTTCTGGCTATACCAGTTCGCTTGCATACtacatagttataacttatgatttaatttacttacgtACAACAGAGGAAATCTGATAGGGGGAAAAAATCCAACTCCAGAGATTGGATACGAATCACACTGCTCCGCTAGTCGTCTCCATTCTACGAAAAGACAATATCGACATTTAATACGGGCCCAGTCGAAAGGTTCGTACAGATTCTAGAACGGACGGCGAGACCGCGTTAAAGACCACGGCCGACAGGCCCAGTGTCCCGTCGAGGCGGGTCGGACGTCCCGTCCCGGAACCGTCGTGCCGTGGTgacttaatgataaaaaaataacgacgACCAACTCACCGGACACGGCGGCGCTCCGGCTACTGTCTCGAACGCGTACGCTGGCGAGTGGCATCCACCGACACTGCGGGGCCGCGGAACGCCGTCTCGAAGTCGCGACGAACAATCGTTCTAGTCGcgtaccgccgccgccgtcacgGCCGTCACCGccgtcgtcgccgccgccgccgccgccgccgtcgtcacAGCCGTAGTCGTAGTCGCCATTCCACCGACACCGCGCAAACGGAAAACGCAAACGGCCGGCCCCCCGCGAACGTCCGCACCGCACACTGGTTTCGGCGAGTCACCAAGCGAAACGTTTTTCGGTTGGGGGGGGGGTGGTAGGAGCGATGACGacgggaaaaaaaaaacaaaacaacaacGGGGGAACggaaacgaaaataataatattaaagagcAGTTGTCACTGGccgaaaataatcaataactcCGCTTCTGTTTTGTTGTTGTGTACGTGTGTAcgtgcgcgcgtgtgtgtgcgcgtgATAATGGCAGTCCTTGACATtgataacacacacacacacacacggtgTTTACCATTTACTGCCGCCGCCGGAGATCGTCGTGGGTCGGTTCGCGcgcgagtgtgtgtgtgtgtgttgtagTACGGCGCGTTCGGTGGGGTGAACGTTTTTACGCTTTTACAATATGCTAATGCTCTAATGCTGTACGACGGCGCACTGCGCACGCACACCGTCCAATGTGccgtacctactta
This genomic stretch from Rhopalosiphum maidis isolate BTI-1 chromosome 3, ASM367621v3, whole genome shotgun sequence harbors:
- the LOC113557425 gene encoding uncharacterized protein LOC113557425 isoform X2 — protein: MLPNTIAVSSTLPRVKNKTFNENDENISYSKPVDFQKDRKSWPLAQVMECVDLETVSCIPSLESGKETCVKDPITSTHNSCVTVFQTDNLQSECTRMNEHESCLDDQPSNVLKIVLPLVSESVPLNGHPIAIEHNQFLQEDSSVVSSNNHVQYSPEQCEDMPVYVNKYVNNRNHSLPEDNELNRFSSTFEDIKTLLKEGLVDGLDEMPPDFQPPQPPLLYRVSSLPNLLSHDSTKNHHSCSYLTMCATKHELFMNKLCKNIVAKHDMSVQVSTELFKHQNQKTYVDTSCQTEDIFVSCQVNNEVLAQEIYQNDKNSNVFKKEIKMNINDKDKVKSNIEENCTNIGYTNININKNHGTTVEKDLTDIGYTNINVFNKELQTNTEKDCTDLDYSDVINSEYEIKTKDEEDCASFGYSDVNTFNTANEVNVNEEECTSIGYININVFNKDNIITNNEDCFTNVNYTKITTFNKACETKPNENCVNIDYTNMNVVENGNEVNVNQDDNLKIGYTNINTFDKVLKVVNGEDCVDNGYTNFSLYDKGLDIDSNDDCENYANANILEEFVNEQISLNNTDGDFDSFLFGPLPPSPIEEIVSELPILNGVETKRENSAPVPFIFDVHKNEPSTSIIKSRSIDAEFSHNFQQHHKIGTRSVQSERRTYPSEVPVSDGYPKPLMLKSSIHPSTIEKLSDISSSLPDTPLLGRCDFPRQYSATGTKTMTQMSNSMSINMRGAGHGSSIGLGQAMAGAELLHLNGPGRGWYPRQRQFRPVSVEQLDKLASKSPVGHSQWDSREGHKPVTLPPNLTPKFFHRSPREALRRVTSLLIRKGNTNKSNKSKTVFSSSVIGPHGDISEECVTSQSKRGFFKSLWRK
- the LOC113557425 gene encoding uncharacterized protein LOC113557425 isoform X1, with the translated sequence MLPNTIAVSSTLPRVKNKTFNENDENISYSKPVDFQKDRKSWPLAQVMECVDLETVSCIPSLESGKETCVKDPITSTHNSCVTVFQTDNLQSECTRMNEHESCLDDQPSNVLKIVLPLVSESVPLNGHPIAIEHNQFLQEDSSVVSSNNHVQYSPEQCEDMPVYVNKYVNNRNHSLPEDNELNRFSSTFEDIKTLLKEGLVDGLDEMPPDFQPPQPPLLYRVSSLPNLLSHDSTKNHHSCSYLTMCATKHELFMNKLCKNIVAKHDMSVQVSTELFKHQNQKTYVDTSCQTEDIFVSCQVNNEVLAQEIYQNDKNSNVFKKEIKMNINDKDKVKSNIEENCTNIGYTNININKNHGTTVEKDLTDIGYTNINVFNKELQTNTEKDCTDLDYSDVINSEYEIKTKDEEDCASFGYSDVNTFNTANEVNVNEEECTSIGYININVFNKDNIITNNEDCFTNVNYTKITTFNKACETKPNENCVNIDYTNMNVVENGNEVNVNQDDNLKIGYTNINTFDKVLKVVNGEDCVDNGYTNFSLYDKGLDIDSNDDCENYANANILEEFVNEQISLNNTDGDFDSFLFGPLPPSPIEEIGNISELPILNGVETKRENSAPVPFIFDVHKNEPSTSIIKSRSIDAEFSHNFQQHHKIGTRSVQSERRTYPSEVPVSDGYPKPLMLKSSIHPSTIEKLSDISSSLPDTPLLGRCDFPRQYSATGTKTMTQMSNSMSINMRGAGHGSSIGLGQAMAGAELLHLNGPGRGWYPRQRQFRPVSVEQLDKLASKSPVGHSQWDSREGHKPVTLPPNLTPKFFHRSPREALRRVTSLLIRKGNTNKSNKSKTVFSSSVIGPHGDISEECVTSQSKRGFFKSLWRK